The segment gttatgcaaaaatgcacgtgcacggtgtgtggggagaaactcacaaacctttacgttttatttaaaaactaaactacAGAAAATTAAAACCATGAAAACGTAGAGCTGAAAATCTACGAGGTAAAACGAGTTAGAAGAATATTTACAATATGATgtaaatgcatgatttttttttaaaaaccaaaTTTGAAGATCACggctaaatattaatttgaacaaggaagttcgaaaattttgacaacacgcgtttaattcgaTTCGACTCTCAAAAACTGGTCCCCAGTAGAGTCGCCAGctatagcgacgtaaaaaaaatatttggtttggggtcgctaattgtggcgatttagttAAAGTTTGaaaaactgaagtttgattttgaagtaaacagggagtcgccaccgatccttttcatagatgtgatcggacacctaataaatctattttttttaaacaaaaaaaaggcAGAGTTTGGGTCTACGTCGAAATCCAGAAAAAAAgtagggctcgggagtcggttacgcgcgaggaaggtattagcaccctcgcgacgcccaaaattggtatctcataaacatgtgttgtcttgattttcaaaaatgaaAGTTCAATATAAGATTTAATCGCGATCCAATTGAAAAGAcaagaaattttagtttttttggtttttgtgaaggacataccgttttaacacgagtcaattgatgttcacccaacatagcggtgaaattcgatgacttaatgttaaaatcggtacgtagccttatttattaaaattaattaaaacatgggaaaaatatttataaagtaagaatttagaaTAAATCAACGATGCAAACAATGACATTATTAATGAAAAATGTTAATATGAAACACTAGAGCATTAGAAAAACAATaacaatgatatttacaaaagaaataaaaataaagacaaatcatgaacaaatacaaaatacacttagtaataataatataagataaTATGAACATAAggtaacataaaaatatatacaactAATGATATGAGAGATACATACATAATGTAAAGTTAAAAATAATGTGCATAAGatagttaaaaataatatatatataactaataaaaaataaaaataaagaaacatgtatgatatgtatataaacctatatgatatatatatttatattagaaatgataataaaaagGACTATTCAGTATGCGATAtagatacgtatatatatataaatatatataatggtattagaaatatatatagtaatattagaaatatacatgtaatagttcaaaagatatatgactaacaatattaaaacatatacataataatacacataaaatattaaaagcatatatatatataatacatatgaaagaatatatacatgtataatataatattaaaatatttacataatgtaTGCATgttaaaaataactaataataatatttCCCAAGTACATAAATATATTGagtacatatacatacatacatgtacgtaataaaatatatactaccacatatacaaaatataacaaagataataaaaatataaagattataatgaataataataaacaatgaaaatgaaaaaaaaacaaataatttgAAAGTAAAGCATTAATCTAACAAAGAGGACTCAAtcgaattaaaaaaacaaaatttggggctaatttaaaagaaaataagggaGGGGAGGACTTTTTAGAATACGCTGAAACTATGGAGGACTAGATAGGAAATTTTCCCAAATCTTTAAAACACACCGCATTAaacgggactaaattgaaaacaaacTATAGAACACGggataaattctaaaataaaaacaacaGAGAAGGACATATTTGAACAAGGGCAAAACTAAGGAGGATTAAAAATGCAATATTTCCCACTTTCCAAAACGCTGCTCAGCAAGAGGGGTCAAATTGCAAAGTGAAACaaattatggggccaaattgaaaatgagaaaacttgattgtaaaaccccagaaaagcggaagggctaaaagcgcaattagccctttcgctttaaaaaacacgcggatcctgtcggtgcgggtcgggtcgaccctaCCCGGGgtccaaaacggcgccgttttattTAAAATgggggggaccaaaacggtgcgttttggtcccctataaaagtcaattttttttaaaaatttttcatttGTGCAgctgaagaagaaaaaaagaaaaaaaaaagaagaaaagaagaaaggggAGAGGGGAGAGAATCCGGCTTGGGGGGCACCGGTCCGATTGTCGGCCCGTCACCAGCGCCGGCACCGGCCACCGTGAGaggtaatttttttatatatatttttaaatttttttttatttatagttTTTTAGATTTGTAATACTCTTTTAATGTTTGTGTATAAAAAACAAGTCTGAAGcagtaacgaaaataaaaaatttaccttATGTTTTATTGCCtttttgtttcttcaatctcCGATATATCCTTTTGATTTGATGATATTATTCTATTTAAATACTGATAGAAGTAATATTTGCTCAAAAAAATTGAATGGGTTTTTAGTATATTTCATTGAATTTTTGCCGAAAAAAAACCCCTTTACAGAAAGCCAAATCGGCTTTTATAGCGTTTACAAAATTTTGTTTAATATTTGTTGTCTTGTCTCCTTTCTGGTCTTGCAGGGAATGGGCAAATGGCGGAACAGGTGGCAGACGTGACCGGTGGGTGGGGTTGTTGGGGGCAGAAACAAGTGGGAGTCGGCTTGGGTTTCAGTTAGGACCGATTAGGGTTGGGGTAATTGGGTTTCTGTAATTGGGCTAGGGGTTAAGTGGGCTTGTGGGATGTAAGTGGGTTAGGGGTAAGGGTTAGTTGTAAAAGGGtaattgggttttgatgaaaaTTGGTTTGAAATTGGGCCATTCGGGTTTTATGGGCTGAGGGTATAAATGGGTTTGTAAAAAATGTAAATGGGTTCAGGGGTATTGGGTTCAAAATTGGCTTGtacaattatttttatctttacttATTTTCTCATTACTTAGTTATTTGTGTTTCTTATTCATTCATATTTTCGCTATTATTATGCTCTAGGCATTATGTTTATTCGTCTGTTCATATGTATCTCAATATATCTGCAAATTACATTATTCGTCATTATTATTGTTTATGGCATCatctttgttattattattatgcatGTTAGTGCTGCAATTTGTTTCTCATTTCATCATGTGATTACGATTACGTTGGTCCTTTACTCGACGCATATAATtgtgttttctaaaataaaacaaGTTTCGTATTTAGACAATTCGacaaaattgtgccctaacttactgggtttcgatttttctcgtttaatcTAAGTAACGACATAATCCTATAAATCACATTATGTTTTTTTACTCGATGCCTTAAAATAAtcctttcataaaagtgatattccgtatttggtaatttgaGACGATCAtggcctaacttactgggtttcgatttctctcatttaacctaaataacggaatactcttctAAATTGCTATACGAGTTTtggaaaatgcttattctcggagatacgaagtattgtgccctaacttaccgggtacgACATTTCGTcacctcgaaataagaatttattttaaaataaaggcaacattcggtgtttgagaattcaaGAAAACGTGccttaacttactgggttttgatttctctcgtttactctaaataatcgaatccccttttaacaaattaaaatatgcaaattttataaaaggcaagctcgctctcgaaaatttaagatttcgtgtcctaactcactggatgtgacattttatattttgagacgagaaggtctttaacactaGAGCATTTTcataaagaaggatcgtatttcaaaagtcttcaaagttttcaatcttcgatcttaagacattaattaatcagctaggtaccaattttgggcgtatcgagggtgctaatcctttctcgtgcgtaaccgactcccgaacctattttcttaatTTGTGTGGACCAGAGTTGTTTTTttataaatcaaaccatttactaaaaacaaccacttttacgaggtggcccgatcacacctcatcaaaaaagattggtggcaactcccatTTTTTTAGTTTTCAAATCCAAGTCGATTTCCGTTTTCGttcttcaaaaaaatggttacgacactacctaatatttctagccatataatcAGTCCACATAGTTTGTGCAATTTCGTCTCTCTTAGCAAACCATTCTCttacttcttctctttcttcttgcTCCATAAGATTTGGTATTATCAAATCAGACTCAGGTTCCTCgtataatccttgattaagtaaatcactAGGATCAACTCCCATTATATGATTATTAATGATACAACAAGCCAAAACTATAtctacttgagtttgaaaattccaaaatggttcaGCATCTAATACACAAAACCGTTTCTTCAAAATCCCCAAAACACGTTCAATAGTGATCTGCAATGATGAATGGCAAAGATTAAAGAGTTCCTTTGCATTTTCAGGCCCATGAGcactaaactcttttaaatgatatcgGACACCATGATATAGGGTAATATATCCATTTCGGATGCCATATCCAACATCAGCAAGATAATATTTACCTAcagttttataaaatataattaatactaATAAATTATGAGCTTACTAGAACTATTTGGTATTTAATGATAATTATTACCTTCCGAAATTCTTAATCCTCTTGGGCGTGAAAGTGCATCACTTAAAATACGAGAATCATGTGCACTACCTTCCCAACCAGctagaacataggaaaatttcaaatcaaatgtaaTGGTAGCCAATACATTTTGTGTCGTCCCCCATTTACAACTATGAAATCTTCCTTGAATGCTAAGTGGAACGGATGCACGAACATGAGTTCCATCTAATGCtccaatacaatctttaaaataaggataaaaccttGGATTGTTTCTGATTTCACTAGAAGTTGACTCatcatgtagcaccccaaacccgacccagaagttatggccggatcctgcatgccacatcaaaaacgtaaaaaaaaataaatttcattctaagtccagaaaattgtacttgatgttcaaaagattaattcattaagggttaaggtgaatgaaagtcatgcaccggtaggaaaccgaaaagaggtggtgagtccatcggatcgcttaagtaccaagctccttcggatccaatcctgacatgcataccgccattgccacaccttaacgtcatggatatttctagaaaccgatttaattaagtcattttaggaaaatgattagttttagaaaatactttcattgcggaagctttgcttattgtcgtgttattttgaaatcaactgttgtttttgaaaacgcgccctaaagctatccaatttcaacagttaaaataagtattacctatcttagtaacacatattaaaaccatcaaaaataattaaacgccttattacatttaaaagcccaaaaacttcaaacgtaaataaaagaatgtccagttcacgtaagaaaatcaaactttcgagcggtggccactcaattccctcacggctccaagcccactatggttggggatttctgcgtggatgaaaataaaagggtgagtttggggaaactcgagtgtaagaaaacccattcaaagcccaagtcactcaagcctattgggcctaagcccattcagtataaGTGGtcttgggccgagcccttttcagattataataaacgggccttagcccttattcagataatgatgatggcccataggcccatttcaaaatacatgcaacatcaagaaacatacgcaagcccatttgggtaatagtggtactgggcgagcccttttcagattataataaaccgggccttagcccttatccagataatgatatggcccataggcccatttcaaaatacatgcaacatcaagaaacatatgcaagcccatttgggagactactcaacccaccaaccactacactccaccgtaccacccatacactccatgtggggaatagctcaacccacccaaatttaacactccacaaagACCTTTTTGCGCTCAGCTAtcatagaattgaggcaaagcctccaagacgtggacaagccactttcgatacttccttcgtcaatatcccaatcccatgcatcgataataacaacatggcatgcaagaaataacaacatcaaacatgcatttaggtcaatttaaccctaggggtatttcggtaattttgcacctaggggtataacagtaattttccatacataggggtattatagtaatttagctacttttagggtttttcatgcatattcctacttttcacgtactaacagaatcacgtaccgagggttcttaccgaattgggcccgttgacccatcattccaattttggcccattaagcccaaaaatatcgaggcacgtaaatcatgcactttgcggtcaaattttgcagcttaccaaaaacattaatcgatttacctcacgagcattcgcacactttcaaatctacaaaataccggttttcgcatttcgcttttcgacttttgccgatctagactaagaaagagggtgttagttacacacacatttgcgacgatatcttgacgagatccacacacgaaccgcctacaattggattactaacacgttaatctaactattcaaatacaaactatatattaaccccttacaatattcggccaaccacacctacagatcatagtgagcttataagaaattaataagcaactcattaacaaatttttgtcaatgtttaccacataatcataatttcactgcaagctgtcttcctgagcaacagtcactaaatcatttataactggagctacgaaactccaaatcaagtgccgttaattttccctgaaaatagactcatatatcttctatccataaaattttcagaatttttggtttagctaataaataccatatttttctcaaagtttcccatgtttcactgtttgactaatctgaccactcttcattacgaatcaaatttctcattgtacagaattcaaaatatgttctcgtttatttcatttgaaactagactcattaagctttaattacataatttattcagcttctaattcatctcccacaatttatggtgattttccaaagtcacgttactgctgctgtctcaagcagatttattaccaaatcactctttcacacataccttgcatgcatgttatttaaacatgtatatcaccaatcaatcatcacatatctatgattttacttaagtataatctccatttcaccattttaaagcacaacatgttagctgatttttccctttaacatctaaggcatatgcatgctcatttgtttggctcaacttcacctatattccattttttcatcaaaagaacatgaaacaacaaccatttccttcattttaattcatgactaaatgctcacaacacaactaaaaatcaaaatatacttcaagagttaaggtagaatcaagaagaactcatgaacctcaaaatagaagcaaggtaccaagaacttaccttcaattttcctcctcctaatgaccaaatactcaagagctttctcctctcctttctcttctctaactttcagttatgatgaacaaagatggacaaaactttgttcttttcacccctttttcttttaataaaacttcatatttcatccatttaattctttaatacaaaagacatggaattcttatcatgaaacatttacctaacccattatcatgaaacatttacctaacctattatcattgaacatttacctaacctattatcaatttgtatcaatttgtaccataaattatggatatcaagtgcacattttgtctacaacaacatgatggctggccacttcatgtaaaatgggaggtttgtcatgcaaatcctcctattttgcactcctatttatttggtcacttcaatttagcctatagcattttcaaacattttcacataggtcctatttcataatttcaccccctttttcttatggaacaaaaattaactaaaattgtcgggttctatcttaagcttgggctttctagaggcccactaacataattaaacctatgccaacagtcacaggattcccgaaaattggggcgttacacatcaAGTAATCTAATAACTagtttatacaatttcaaaatagctcTCAATACAACCCTAAAGTAACGGTGAATTGTCTcagttgatctataatatctagctccaatcactcgaaaccttacattatgaccaattatatgtaaaaatataactacttgctccTTAATATTCACAGATTTAGTTGATTGTAGCAAATTATTCCTACTAGGAAAGGAATATCACACAAATTAAAAAAGGCAATCGGTCTCATCCTTCTCACATCAATACAATGTTGATCACCACcatataaaatactattaatataattttctctttcataatCTCGATTCACACGAGGGTGAGAAACAATTTCCTTcgtagtttttaattttttaatccaaaGAGCCCCAAAAGCTAAAACTGAAGCCACGACTCCGACAATTGCATTTTGATCTTGACTACagtccatctacacaaaataatGTGACACAAATATTTGATCACTATAAAAAAGATGCAAGCTTTTCATAAGATCACATATATGAATAAAGTTAccatgactaaattgcatacatacatatattaaaaCTGATATCTGATAAACTAGTAGCTCATAAAGATATCTGATattcatttataatttaaaaaaaaacaatgatATAAGTATCTGCACTGACCGAGAAAGTTCAACATGTTTTCCATGCACTTCCCCTTTTgttcccttttattattattttttttgtcttttttcatgtttaatttattcatttataGCAGTGATATTATATTTAATGTAGGGATTAATGATTTAGATCatatgaataattatatataCTGACTACGAtggtaaaagaaaaaaattaattataatttattctgttttttattttaccatatgaaaaaaaaacacaaattctATACTTCTCTGATTATTTTATAATGCCATGTAACTTAAATTTTTAGTAATTAAAAAGATTCTGCTTTTCCTTATTGCTAAACCCAGAAAGAGCTTAGGAAATTGCTTCAATTTGCATTGGCTCAATGTTGAATAAGATCAAGAAGGCAAATCTGTTGACAAGTTGCAGTACTACCTCAATATCTCAGTTCATGCACAAACATAAATCAAGCATTCATTGGAAGAAATTGAAGCACTTGAAAAGCTTACTTGCTCCGCCTTTTTCTATTATAGGTAAAACTCCAAATATAATGGCATTTCCAAAGATCTACCATCAATTCTCTATTGACACTCTGTTTTGGTTAACATATGTTACGTTGCATTAAACTTGCAAGAAAAAAACACAACAAATACCAAGGACATAAGTAAGCAAATGCAGTGAGTATTAAGACCAATGCTGGAAACTAAATAATGAAGCTGAATGAAGTTCACCACTGATCTTATGAATTAAAACCAGCCAATAACAAGTCAACTGCCTAAAATAATTTATGCACGAAGCTTCATATTTGAACTATGGTACCCATACGGCTTCGCATGGATATTTTATGAACTCCAAAGCAGAATCtttttaatttctaaaaatttaaGTTACATTGCATTATAAAATAATCAGAAAAGTAtagaatttttgtttttttcttataGTAGATCATTGTGTAGTATTAATATAAGTTATAATTAATATAAGTGATATTATATTTATGTAAGGATTAATGATTCATGTTTTTTGTTTCACCCTAAAAGATCACATGGTACCTCTTTTCCTTATTGCTAAACCCAGTCAGACCCACAATTTCATTTTATGGATGCAGCAACAATAATGGATCACAATCAACCATATATGACACTGAATGGCCTATACAGATTATTTCACAAGTTGATAGTTTAATAGTTGCCTCCCTTTTGATCATTTTGCACCACTCAGTATATCCCATGAAATAAAAGTATAACAAAAAAGCAAAATCATGATTTGGATTCTAGTAGAGTTCAGAAAATTATAGATATCATATGCTGTCCTTCGAGAATTTAAACGGG is part of the Gossypium arboreum isolate Shixiya-1 chromosome 5, ASM2569848v2, whole genome shotgun sequence genome and harbors:
- the LOC128293195 gene encoding uncharacterized protein LOC128293195; the protein is MVLICVTKIGSGHNFWVGFGVLHDESTSSEIRNNPRFYPYFKDCIGALDGTHVRASVPLSIQGRFHSCKWGTTQNVLATITFDLKFSYVLAGWEGSAHDSRILSDALSRPRGLRISEGKYYLADVGYGIRNGYITLYHGVRYHLKEFSAHGPENAKELFNLCHSSLQITIERVLGILKKRFCVLDAEPFWNFQTQVDIVLACCIINNHIMGVDPSDLLNQGLYEEPESDLIIPNLMEQEEREEVREWFAKRDEIAQTMWTDYMARNIR